In Streptomyces chartreusis, the following proteins share a genomic window:
- a CDS encoding RICIN domain-containing protein, producing the protein MTRPAQPTPTSGQTESGSAGEEAASTATVAHAQSEVQSTQAQAGEASSRAAQAKPDAEAQASAAAPEAAPEGRTTEPGPEPEAETVGSSPAESQVAGSGRSESRAATGSRSETEPNPASDPDSDSESDPGAAAEAKSRLPALVRTMTATAIDRPQQQAAHVGRPGKAVLAGAAVAGALLVSVPFLVLTGGDDKDAKAAPAGGTVLGGGAQEAPGDFVVTKPDTASPDDEKSSGKPDKPVKQAPGGGAAQGSGKETPKQDGGGKDQPEGDTGKQDEPAKSGGGKTSGGGAADQPANPGSGVTFSAPVSVRSHLSGRCLDVPNADFGDGKKLFVWDCNNGVAQKWQFASDGTMRIQGLCLDVANANYNDGTPIQIARCSGNAAQKFVLNERHDLVNTVVGKCVDIKDNNTGNGAWLQLWTCAGTDNQKWSV; encoded by the coding sequence GTGACGCGTCCGGCCCAGCCCACCCCCACCTCCGGGCAGACGGAGTCCGGTTCCGCCGGTGAGGAGGCGGCCTCGACCGCCACCGTCGCCCATGCCCAATCCGAAGTTCAGTCCACGCAGGCGCAGGCCGGCGAGGCGAGTTCCCGGGCCGCTCAAGCGAAGCCCGACGCAGAGGCCCAGGCATCGGCCGCCGCACCTGAGGCTGCCCCGGAAGGCCGTACCACCGAGCCAGGGCCAGAGCCCGAAGCCGAAACCGTCGGCAGCAGCCCGGCCGAGTCCCAAGTCGCCGGCAGCGGCCGGTCCGAGTCACGAGCCGCCACCGGCAGCCGGTCCGAGACCGAGCCGAACCCCGCCTCCGACCCCGACTCCGACTCGGAGTCCGACCCCGGCGCCGCCGCGGAGGCCAAGAGCCGGCTGCCCGCGCTCGTGCGGACCATGACCGCGACCGCCATCGACCGGCCGCAGCAGCAGGCCGCTCACGTGGGCCGGCCGGGCAAGGCGGTGCTGGCCGGGGCCGCGGTCGCCGGGGCACTGCTCGTGTCGGTGCCGTTCCTCGTGCTCACCGGAGGCGACGACAAGGACGCCAAGGCGGCGCCGGCGGGAGGCACCGTACTCGGTGGTGGCGCGCAGGAGGCGCCGGGCGACTTCGTGGTGACCAAGCCCGACACCGCCTCTCCGGACGACGAGAAGAGTTCCGGCAAGCCCGACAAGCCGGTGAAGCAGGCTCCGGGCGGGGGCGCGGCGCAGGGCTCGGGCAAGGAGACGCCGAAGCAGGACGGCGGCGGGAAGGACCAGCCCGAGGGCGACACGGGCAAGCAGGACGAGCCCGCGAAGTCGGGTGGCGGGAAGACGTCCGGGGGTGGCGCCGCCGACCAGCCCGCGAACCCCGGTTCGGGCGTGACGTTCAGCGCCCCGGTCTCCGTGCGCAGCCATCTCTCCGGCCGCTGCCTCGACGTACCGAACGCCGACTTCGGCGACGGCAAGAAGCTGTTCGTGTGGGACTGCAACAACGGCGTGGCGCAGAAGTGGCAGTTCGCCTCCGACGGCACCATGCGCATCCAGGGCCTGTGCCTGGACGTGGCCAACGCGAACTACAACGACGGCACTCCGATCCAGATCGCCCGGTGCAGTGGCAACGCCGCCCAGAAGTTCGTCCTGAACGAGCGCCACGACCTGGTCAACACCGTCGTCGGCAAGTGCGTCGACATCAAGGACAACAACACGGGCAACGGCGCCTGGCTGCAACTGTGGACCTGTGCCGGCACCGACAACCAGAAGTGGAGCGTCTGA